In a single window of the Coregonus clupeaformis isolate EN_2021a chromosome 10, ASM2061545v1, whole genome shotgun sequence genome:
- the LOC121575194 gene encoding delta-type opioid receptor, with protein MADYGSVWRNDSGSGDEESVVGSVELVLVPVMDVLILVLGVTGHSLVMIILCGRCRRRAGPGGQPNQGTMTGTGTDTLLLALSAADLLLLSMLPFHTIAIAMQHWPFGDFLCRLVSFLGAACSSASAFTLAALAVTRYLTVVEPTQAYRLLTPRRVALTSAALWLPACAMAAPQLAFRSVGARHINPDGLACFNFLSHNGQLAYGACHFLLSFALPLGVIAVAYGGIYLFLWRSRRDSRVPQVERYQRKVTQTSALLVLAFTLCWLPSYGLTFALLGGGSHGATGSSPRYGPFSVFARLMATSSTVANPILYVLMSQKFRQDLLELGRRGARSGGP; from the coding sequence atGGCTGATTATGGATCTGTGTGGAGGAATGACAGTGGCTCTGGTGACGAGGAGTCTGTGGTGGGCAGTGTGGAGCTGGTCCTGGTTCCAGTGATGGATGTCCTGATCCTGGTGCTGGGTGTGACGGGGCACTCCTTGGTGATGATCATCCTGTGTGGTCGTTGTAGAAGAAGGGCAGGTCCGGGAGGTCAACCCAACCAGGGGACCATGACAGGGACAGGGACGGACACCCTCCTGCTGGCCCTGAGTGCGGCCGACCTCCTCCTTCTATCCATGCTGCCCTTCCACACCATCGCAATAGCGATGCAGCACTGGCCCTTCGGGGACTTCCTGTGTCGGCTGGTGAGCTTCCTGGGCGCCGCCTGCTCCTCGGCTAGTGCCTTCACGCTGGCCGCCCTGGCCGTGACGCGGTATCTGACCGTGGTGGAGCCAACCCAGGCCTACCGCCTTCTTACTCCTCGCCGCGTGGCGCTGACCTCCGCTGCTCTCTGGCTTCCCGCTTGTGCCATGGCTGCCCCACAGCTGGCCTTCCGCTCCGTGGGTGCCCGGCACATCAACCCCGACGGCCTGGCTTGCTTCAACTTCCTGTCGCACAACGGCCAGCTGGCCTATGGCGCCTGCCACTTCCTGCTGTCCTTCGCCCTGCCACTGGGCGTCATCGCTGTGGCCTACGGCGGGATCTACTTGTTCTTGTGGCGGAGTCGGAGGGACAGCCGGGTGCCCCAAGTGGAGCGATACCAGCGGAAGGTGACCCAAACCTCGGCCCTGCTAGTGCTGGCCTTTACCCTGTGCTGGCTGCCCTCCTACGGCCTGACCTTTGCCCTCCTGGGGGGAGGCAGCCATGGGGCCACGGGGTCATCACCTCGCTACGGGCCCTTCAGTGTGTTCGCCCGCCTCATGGCCACCTCCTCTACCGTGGCCAACCCCATCCTCTATGTCCTCATGTCCCAGAAGTTCAGACAGGACCTGCTGGAGCTGGGTCGCAGAGGGGCCAGGAGTGGGGGTCCGTAA